The window CGAGCatggtttaaagtttaacactttttctatttaaaattgtgcccaaaatattttattgcactatttttttaattttagggaGTATTGTAATGATGGATATAAGGGAGTGTTTTGTGAAAACAGATGTCCCTATCCAACATTTGGAAGTCAATGCAGTGAAAGATGCCATTGCAGCATCGAGTTTTGTGATCATACAAATGGATGTCGTGCTCCAGGTAAAAAAAATGCGGAAACAGAAATGAACAAGGACACCATTTTCATAGGCACAAGACATCGTTTACAAAAATCCGTATCAGTtgtggggtgggggtgttgggtgttacatttttttactgACTCATATCTATATgatctttattttatgtattcaGTTGCTTACAATTATTTATAGTATCTTAAAATTGGGaaatagtattttattttaaaaacccacTTTCTACAGTTCTTGGGTATATACCAGTTCACAAAATAATCATCTCACATTTGAAATCTCGATTGTTATATTAAGAAAATCTATAAATAGACCAGTTACTCCTAAATTGCATGTGACGTAAGTTGGATGCGTTTCACGGTCATAACTTGTTATTTTCAACGAAATAGTgagaaatatataaatgtttatttttgttttattggtCTATTTGGTGTTCCGTATTATGGATAGGTATTGTTTGAATATACTTTTAGACAAATTCCGTTATAAAAACCCAACCATATGCATTTGCTACATGTTTTTGCCTGTGAATacattaaggtagtcctatactcgtcactaaatgggctcaatcattaaaagcttagctttaaatgataaatatacattctagcaatacatatacaaaagaaaatatgtatgtttacatgctagtttgtttgttatcacctctcagacgggtgtacccccttgcgaaaattattgacaattatgaaatttgccagacgtccgtttttcctgaaaataattaccaattttgggaaaattagaactgaacatacaaaatagagtataaatatttatttaagccatatctcatgaataattttgcgcaaatttttgtaagtaagtacgctttatggacctgatgtatcaaaatagaatacaaaaaatgcaatgctagtattgcgtttggtaatttttttgctattttatggactcaaacttaaattcatggtgtttattctatagattgacatcttagaaaaaagatttggtagaataaattatatgttgacggattacttttctcgctataagctctaaaccaagtagaccctgacgaaaaaatccgtaaaaagctcattttgctacagttttctgcctagatctgtcaacaatgttagatatcatttaaacattaattaattgacgattgattaaattcgaaatagctcctgtctctaaatttaaaccggttttagtaaaagaaaaagaaaaatgggggggggggtcaaaacttaaagatataagcatacctaagatcctggttaatcagaaacttcgtttttcattttactttaacagaatcgagtttatcaacattaatcatttctatctctcatagaatacatatattaccgttctaattgcttattattgccattgtttacaacagcgatgtagagcaaactcaataccgggtatctaaaacgctttgtaaaagtcgaaccaatattgtaaaatccgtattatgacgtagtgcgatactcggactactttaaataaattctttatctttccattttttaaaagtagtcAGCCAAAAAAAGGCCtcgatttataaatatatcaattttgatttttgaagttTGTATGAAATTAGTTagctattttaaatatttaaattgtttgaatTATAGAAACCGTTTCAGatgtacaatatacatttatgtgATAAGATATTCTAGCAGTAAAATGGTGTTTTGATGCTTATGAAATAatgtaaatacaaatatatgtgCATTTATTTTGACTTGTAGCTGATAAGTGTTCCGTTGGTTTTATGGGAAAATACTGTAAAGAAATGTGTCATTTTCCAAGTTACGGATATGGTTGTCAACAAAATTGCCTTTGTCCTAAGtcaaactgtcattttcaaaaaGGATGTCAAcgcaaaaaaaattcttcaaaaagtAAGAAGCGATTTGAATTTAACTCgcatgaaataaaacatttattgccCAATCTATGATGGTGTCAAATACATGAAATATGGAAAGTTAAATAatgcaattttcattttagtGGACTGCAGTACTTgattaaattaaacatgtacattaataaatgcataattttATTATGCTATTGGTGTTATATCGACGATGTTCAACGTTAATAGTGCGTTATCATTGGAGAATTTTCAATATCATCTCCTAAATTCAgtaaattaatatttgttaaatttatcTATTTACAAATGATTGAAAGCGTTACACCTTATTGTTCTAGTCCTCATCATATACTGGTAATATTATTCCCAATGAAACGTACATAGCCCCTTTGTGAAGTCCATTGCAAATttgcttatttattaataccagcAATTAAAAGTAGTATAGTTGCATCTGTTTTGTTTTGCTAGATTTAAATAGGAAAGATCTGTTTTTTGAGGACCAACTCCATGAGGAAGAAAGTACGATAAAACCTTACAGCCGCCCTTCCACCACGTATACATCAGGGGAAAGCATGAAAAAACGAAAATTTGATTGTAGGTATCGTttcaaaaacaatgtaaaatgtGTTTGACCAAAATTTCCTTTTCCTAAAtggtagtttaaaaaaaattaatgagaaGTTTGAGTCTgttaattaatatatacaaCATTGCTTTTATTGTCTGCATGATAtctacatttttttatgaacgTAACACATGCATCAACGTTTACAACTTACATGTATCTTGGCAACTTGATACGTGTATCGGCTGTAAAATCGTAAATACTGAAAGGCGAATAAAACACATATTACATGTGTGTgcttagatatacatgtagtacatgtacacatcgTCTTACTTAGGGAATAATATAATTCTTATGCctaattttgacatttttacaaaaagaaagcTTCATTTAAACAGTTGTATAAATTGCAACTTATGACGCTATacatataacatatttaaaaaactacactttaaaaaaaaagaactccTCCAATTATATtgattataatataataaaatacccATAAgcaatttaataaaatgtttctgtttaaagagaaatattatattttatttttttaattttcaggtGTATTCATTGAATAATGTCAAATgttgttatatataaaaaaaaaaagtcagctcgaatcaattattattttatgtgcTGGACGCGTTTTGtagttgaatttaaaaaaaaaattcaaagccaaggtgatacatgtatataaaagaaaaaaacactgtAGTGAGCCGCGATTTCATTTCCCACTTATTGCTTtactcaaataaaattaaaatatccgCGAAATTTTCGAAAgaatatttgacatttttaaattcGGGAAAAATCTTATGTAAGTGT is drawn from Crassostrea angulata isolate pt1a10 chromosome 5, ASM2561291v2, whole genome shotgun sequence and contains these coding sequences:
- the LOC128185221 gene encoding uncharacterized protein LOC128185221 — encoded protein: MQKTTLEQDRSIVMMDIRECFVKTDVPIQHLEVNAVKDAIAASSFVIIQMDVVLQLISVPLVLWENTVKKCVIFQVTDMVVNKIAFVLSQTVIFKKDVNAKKILQKI